The Manis javanica isolate MJ-LG chromosome 4, MJ_LKY, whole genome shotgun sequence genome contains a region encoding:
- the FBF1 gene encoding fas-binding factor 1 isoform X6: MQGTQNQEGVESSFSVPGSIDDVLGDLLGDEMTLPEKPVKLASCARDATGVAQVPPSSRARTKFLLKNDTLSTMAGLEGADVEDLDDMDAHLLGLKKSNLASSKRAAKDSGKEELPSNPKPANMLIADEKGNTIPTKKAPPPSSFGRQFRKFSYEDLEDPLAGLLSDEEEGTAMKPLRTESKTALEESPAPVRDQGPSIPLTPGDTPVRKKEEFLFDEGDDIMAALGFGDSPKAERRQTGDQQGSLEGPRPARSKLDELLGRGTASKLLARPGTGEHREFKLDRKYQQPPDKDDMWGDEDFTFGAYQPTVGSSEGQQSHRQSVSRFLAEGGTDPKAEPDAKQSSAATPSPSLPRRGGADWLGLKDNSDPLPPSPTREAKRGGSSLSTPSLPAPKSQHSTPGQQAAQAGLPSAAKPPPEGAASPAKASQASQLGAAEEEEEEDWLGHALARKKSRGLAREERTKASEGQNSMGAAGQPPSDSWPVAGTQGLKQAAAGRTSGTATQKPPTRLATSGSSVTCNQATLALHAGDPKKGTAPGDLSGIEPAVWLPSSQEPKELSVPVQPLLPESLARSLLPSIEYQRQLLAARVQLQSGTAELQADLLQSQARLAELEAQVQKLELERTQHQLLLESLQQRHEADLELIEGAHRSRVKVLETSYLQREERLRRENEELSARYLSHCQEAEQARAELTAQHQRRLAAAAQEKDQEMERLQELQRASILEMRRDHEEQLQHLKLLKDREINAVTSATSHTRSLNGIIEQMEKFSSNLHELHSRVEASHLATTQERELGARQRDGQLRVLQERLGQQQRDLEEERSRLQEVTAKMEARLGEQSRLLEQERWRVNAEQSKAESTQRALEEQRRVMVQQITMEREELERAKSALLEEQKSVMHKCGEERRRLAAEWAEFFAQQKLSKERAEREAERALQVDTQREGALVSLAKVLYTHFLIQSSPHSHYPRNEETGSEKLSPGGQAELKVRARELRAQEDQLAAEREVLEREWQKVQLEKERVSAVALRLRLRTKEVESTSQVASANHEGERALREALQVQSGQQAQLQLMQQRWLQEQEPHLRQGHLSLAQQRLPSSHEEPLPGAQGPEASCLSATLTPAPGPPGFSPSLAGLGSSHLHAKLVLLKHTAKQLVSLFTALGTGGTQRVTAHQLCLSGPGLLGG; the protein is encoded by the exons gCACCCAAAACCAAGAAGGGGTTGAAAG CTCCTTTTCTGTTCCAGGCTCCATTGATGATGTCCTTGGTGACCTCTTGGGGGATGAGA tGACACTACCTGAGAAGCCTGTTAAACTAGCTTCATGTGCCAGAGATGCCACGGGTGTAGCTCAGGTGCCTCCTTCTTCAAGGGCTAGAACAAA GTTCCTCCTGAAAAATGACACGTTGAGCACCATGGCAGGCCTGGAAGGAGCTGATGTTGAG GATCTGGATGACATGGACGCCCATCTCTTAGGTCTGAAGAAGTCTAATCTAGCCTCTAGCAAAAGAGCTGCAAAGGACTCTGGGAAAGAAGAGTTGCCTAGTAATCCCAAACCTGCCAACATGTTAATAGCCGATGAGAAAG GGAACACCATTCCCACCAAGAAGGCACCTCCTCCCAGCAGCTTTGGGCGTCAGTTCAGGAAGTTTTCCTATGAAG ACTTGGAAGACCCATTGGCAGGACTTCTCTCCGACGAAGAGGAAGGAACTGCCATGAAGCCACTCAGGACAGAGAGTAAAACAGCTTTGGAAGAGAGCCCAGCCCCAGTCAGAGATCAAG GTCCTTCTATTCCTCTAACTCCTGGGGACACCCCAGTCcgaaaaaaagaagaatttctGTTTGACGAGGGGGATGACATCATGGCTGCCCTGGGGTTTGGAGACAGCCCCAAAGCAGAGAGGAGGCAAACGGGAGACCAGCAAGGGTCCTT GGAAGGGCCCCGCCCTGCTCGCTCCAAGCTGGATGAGCTGCTGGGTCGGGGCACTGCCTCCAAACTCCTGGCCCGCCCGGGCACCGGGGAGCACAGGGAGTTCAAGCTGGACAGGAAGTACCAGCAGCCGCCGG ACAAAGACGACATGTGGGGTGACGAGGACTTCACCTTTGGGGCCTACCAGCCCACCGTGGGCTCCTCCGAGGGCCAGCAATCCCACCGGCAGTCGGTCAG TAGGTTCTTAGCAGAAGGTGGCACCGACCCCAAGGCAGAACCGGATGCCAAACAGAGCAGCGCAGCAACACccagtccctccctccccaggagggGAGGAGCTGACTGGTTGGGCCTCAAGGACAACTCAGACccgctccctccctctcccaccagAGAGGCTAAAAGGGGAGGCTCCTCTCTCTCCACACCCTCACTACCCGCTCCCAAAAGCCAACATTCCACCCCAGGCCAGCAGGCTGCCCAAGCTGGGCTGCCTTCAGCGGCAAAGCCACCACCCGAGGGTGCAGCTTCCCCTGCCAAAGCCAGCCAGGCTTCCCAGCTGGGAGCcgctgaggaagaggaggaggaggattggCTGGGCCACGCCCTAGCTCGAAAGAAGTCCCGAGGTCTGGCCCGCGAGGAGCGCACCAAGGCCTCTGAGGGCCAGAACTCCATGGGGGCAGCAGGCCAGCCCCCCTCCGACAG CTGGCCTGTTGCCGGCACTCAAGGACTCAAGCAAGCAGCTGCTGGACGGACCTCAGGGACAGCCACACAAAAGCCGCCCACCAGGCTTGCCACCTCGGG GTCCTCTGTGACTTGTAACCAGGCCACCCTGGCCCTCCATGCAGGTGACCCAAAGAAGGGAACAGCCCCTGGAGACCTCTCTGGCATTG AGCCTGCAGTTTGGCTCCCAAGCTCCCAGGAACCCAAAGAACTTTCTGTTCCGGTCCAG CCCCTGCTCCCAGAGTCCCTGGCACGGAGCCTGCTGCCAAGCATAGAATACCAGAGGCAGCTCCTGGCTGCACGGGTGCAGCTTCAGAGCGGCACTGCTGAGCTCCAGGCTGACCTTCTGCAAAGTCAGGCCCGGCTGGCAGAGCTGGAGGCCCAG GTGCAGAAGCTGGAGCTGGAGCGGACGCAGCACCAGCTGTTGCTGGAGAGCTTGCAGCAGCGGCACGAGGCTGATCTGGAGCTCATCGAGGGCGCCCACAG AAGCCGAGTAAAGGTGCTCGAGACCTCATACCTGCAACGAGAAGAGCGGCTACGGAGGGAGAACGAGGAGCTGTCCGCCCGGTACCTGTCACACTGCCAGGAGGCCGAGCAGGCCCGCGCCGAGCTCACGGCCCAGCACCAGCGGCGCTTGGCAGCCGCCGCACAGGAGAAGGACCAGGAGATGGAACGGCTCCAGGAACTGCAGCG GGCCTCCATCCTGGAGATGCGCCGGGACCATGAGGAGCAGCTGCAGCACCTGAAGCTGCTGAAGGACCGAGAGATCAACGCAGTCACCAGCGCCACCTCACACACGCG GTCCCTGAATGGCATCATCGAGCAGATGGAGAAGTTCTCCAGCAACCTGCACGAGCTGCACTCCCGCGTGGAGGCCTCGCACCTCGCCACCACCCAGGAGCGGGAGCTGGGCGCCCGGCAGCGGGACGGGCAGCTCCGAG tgctgcaggagaggctgggcCAGCAGCAGCGGGACCTGGAGGAGGAGCGCAGCCGGCTGCAGGAGGTCACCGCGAAGATGGAGGCGCGCCTGGGCGAGCAGAGCCGGCTCCTGGAGCAG GAGCGCTGGCGGGTGAATGCTGAGCAGTCCAAGGCGGAGTCCACACAGCGCGCACTGGAGGAGCAGAGGAGGGTCATGGTCCAGCAGATCACCATGGAGCGCGAGGAGCTGGAGAGGGCCAAG AGTGCCTTGCTGGAGGAGCAGAAGTCTGTCATGCACAAGTGCGGGGAGGAGCGGCGGCGGCTAGCAGCTGAGTGGGCCGAGTTCTTTGCACAGCAGAAGCTGAGTAAGGAGCGGGCCGAGCGCGAGGCAGAGCGGGCACTGCAGGTGGACACCCAGCGGGAGGGTGCCCTCGTCAGCCTGGCCAAG GTGCTTTACACCCATtttctcattcaatcctcaccacATTCCCATTACCCCAGAAATGAGGAAACGGGTTCAGAGAAGTTGAGCCCAGGG GGGCAGGCAGAGCTGAAGGTCAGGGCGCGCGAGCTCCGGGCCCAGGAGGACCAGCTGGCAGCTGAGAGGGAGGTGCTGGAGCGGGAGTGGCAGAAGGTGCAGCTGGAGAAGGAGAGGGTCAGTGCTGTGGCCCTGCGCCTCAGGCTGCGCACCAAGGAGGTGGAGAGCACGAGCCAG GTGGCCTCAGCAAACCATGAGGGGGAACGGGCACTGCGCGAGGCCCTGCAGGTGCAGTCGGGGCAACAGGCCCAGCTACAGCTGATGCAACAGCGGTGGCTGCAGGAACAGGAGCCGCACTTGCGCCAG GGACATCTAAGTCTGGCCCAGCAGAGGCTGCCCTCCAGCCACGAGGAGCCActccctggggcccagggcccgGAAGCCTCCTGTCTGAGTG CCACCCTGACCCCTGCTCCTGGCCCTCCTGGCTTCAGCCCGTCGCTGGCCGGCCTGGGCTCCTCGCACCTCCACGCCAAGCTGGTGCTGCTGAAACACACAGCTAAGCAG CTGGTGTCCCTGTTCACGGCCCTGGGTACAGGAGGGACCCAGAGGGTGACTGCTCACCAGCTGTGCCTTTCAGGACCGGGACTTCTTGGAGGATGA
- the FBF1 gene encoding fas-binding factor 1 isoform X10, translated as MAGLEGADVEDLDDMDAHLLGLKKSNLASSKRAAKDSGKEELPSNPKPANMLIADEKGNTIPTKKAPPPSSFGRQFRKFSYEDLEDPLAGLLSDEEEGTAMKPLRTESKTALEESPAPVRDQGPSIPLTPGDTPVRKKEEFLFDEGDDIMAALGFGDSPKAERRQTGDQQGSLEGPRPARSKLDELLGRGTASKLLARPGTGEHREFKLDRKYQQPPDKDDMWGDEDFTFGAYQPTVGSSEGQQSHRQSVSRFLAEGGTDPKAEPDAKQSSAATPSPSLPRRGGADWLGLKDNSDPLPPSPTREAKRGGSSLSTPSLPAPKSQHSTPGQQAAQAGLPSAAKPPPEGAASPAKASQASQLGAAEEEEEEDWLGHALARKKSRGLAREERTKASEGQNSMGAAGQPPSDSWPVAGTQGLKQAAAGRTSGTATQKPPTRLATSGSSVTCNQATLALHAGDPKKGTAPGDLSGIEPAVWLPSSQEPKELSVPVQPLLPESLARSLLPSIEYQRQLLAARVQLQSGTAELQADLLQSQARLAELEAQVQKLELERTQHQLLLESLQQRHEADLELIEGAHRSRVKVLETSYLQREERLRRENEELSARYLSHCQEAEQARAELTAQHQRRLAAAAQEKDQEMERLQELQRASILEMRRDHEEQLQHLKLLKDREINAVTSATSHTRSLNGIIEQMEKFSSNLHELHSRVEASHLATTQERELGARQRDGQLRVLQERLGQQQRDLEEERSRLQEVTAKMEARLGEQSRLLEQERWRVNAEQSKAESTQRALEEQRRVMVQQITMEREELERAKSALLEEQKSVMHKCGEERRRLAAEWAEFFAQQKLSKERAEREAERALQVDTQREGALVSLAKVLYTHFLIQSSPHSHYPRNEETGSEKLSPGGQAELKVRARELRAQEDQLAAEREVLEREWQKVQLEKERVSAVALRLRLRTKEVESTSQVASANHEGERALREALQVQSGQQAQLQLMQQRWLQEQEPHLRQARPLPALAAPTGAPHLHPSSYILLSGALGQGHLSLAQQRLPSSHEEPLPGAQGPEASCLSATLTPAPGPPGFSPSLAGLGSSHLHAKLVLLKHTAKQLVSLFTALGTGGTQRVTAHQLCLSGPGLLGG; from the exons ATGGCAGGCCTGGAAGGAGCTGATGTTGAG GATCTGGATGACATGGACGCCCATCTCTTAGGTCTGAAGAAGTCTAATCTAGCCTCTAGCAAAAGAGCTGCAAAGGACTCTGGGAAAGAAGAGTTGCCTAGTAATCCCAAACCTGCCAACATGTTAATAGCCGATGAGAAAG GGAACACCATTCCCACCAAGAAGGCACCTCCTCCCAGCAGCTTTGGGCGTCAGTTCAGGAAGTTTTCCTATGAAG ACTTGGAAGACCCATTGGCAGGACTTCTCTCCGACGAAGAGGAAGGAACTGCCATGAAGCCACTCAGGACAGAGAGTAAAACAGCTTTGGAAGAGAGCCCAGCCCCAGTCAGAGATCAAG GTCCTTCTATTCCTCTAACTCCTGGGGACACCCCAGTCcgaaaaaaagaagaatttctGTTTGACGAGGGGGATGACATCATGGCTGCCCTGGGGTTTGGAGACAGCCCCAAAGCAGAGAGGAGGCAAACGGGAGACCAGCAAGGGTCCTT GGAAGGGCCCCGCCCTGCTCGCTCCAAGCTGGATGAGCTGCTGGGTCGGGGCACTGCCTCCAAACTCCTGGCCCGCCCGGGCACCGGGGAGCACAGGGAGTTCAAGCTGGACAGGAAGTACCAGCAGCCGCCGG ACAAAGACGACATGTGGGGTGACGAGGACTTCACCTTTGGGGCCTACCAGCCCACCGTGGGCTCCTCCGAGGGCCAGCAATCCCACCGGCAGTCGGTCAG TAGGTTCTTAGCAGAAGGTGGCACCGACCCCAAGGCAGAACCGGATGCCAAACAGAGCAGCGCAGCAACACccagtccctccctccccaggagggGAGGAGCTGACTGGTTGGGCCTCAAGGACAACTCAGACccgctccctccctctcccaccagAGAGGCTAAAAGGGGAGGCTCCTCTCTCTCCACACCCTCACTACCCGCTCCCAAAAGCCAACATTCCACCCCAGGCCAGCAGGCTGCCCAAGCTGGGCTGCCTTCAGCGGCAAAGCCACCACCCGAGGGTGCAGCTTCCCCTGCCAAAGCCAGCCAGGCTTCCCAGCTGGGAGCcgctgaggaagaggaggaggaggattggCTGGGCCACGCCCTAGCTCGAAAGAAGTCCCGAGGTCTGGCCCGCGAGGAGCGCACCAAGGCCTCTGAGGGCCAGAACTCCATGGGGGCAGCAGGCCAGCCCCCCTCCGACAG CTGGCCTGTTGCCGGCACTCAAGGACTCAAGCAAGCAGCTGCTGGACGGACCTCAGGGACAGCCACACAAAAGCCGCCCACCAGGCTTGCCACCTCGGG GTCCTCTGTGACTTGTAACCAGGCCACCCTGGCCCTCCATGCAGGTGACCCAAAGAAGGGAACAGCCCCTGGAGACCTCTCTGGCATTG AGCCTGCAGTTTGGCTCCCAAGCTCCCAGGAACCCAAAGAACTTTCTGTTCCGGTCCAG CCCCTGCTCCCAGAGTCCCTGGCACGGAGCCTGCTGCCAAGCATAGAATACCAGAGGCAGCTCCTGGCTGCACGGGTGCAGCTTCAGAGCGGCACTGCTGAGCTCCAGGCTGACCTTCTGCAAAGTCAGGCCCGGCTGGCAGAGCTGGAGGCCCAG GTGCAGAAGCTGGAGCTGGAGCGGACGCAGCACCAGCTGTTGCTGGAGAGCTTGCAGCAGCGGCACGAGGCTGATCTGGAGCTCATCGAGGGCGCCCACAG AAGCCGAGTAAAGGTGCTCGAGACCTCATACCTGCAACGAGAAGAGCGGCTACGGAGGGAGAACGAGGAGCTGTCCGCCCGGTACCTGTCACACTGCCAGGAGGCCGAGCAGGCCCGCGCCGAGCTCACGGCCCAGCACCAGCGGCGCTTGGCAGCCGCCGCACAGGAGAAGGACCAGGAGATGGAACGGCTCCAGGAACTGCAGCG GGCCTCCATCCTGGAGATGCGCCGGGACCATGAGGAGCAGCTGCAGCACCTGAAGCTGCTGAAGGACCGAGAGATCAACGCAGTCACCAGCGCCACCTCACACACGCG GTCCCTGAATGGCATCATCGAGCAGATGGAGAAGTTCTCCAGCAACCTGCACGAGCTGCACTCCCGCGTGGAGGCCTCGCACCTCGCCACCACCCAGGAGCGGGAGCTGGGCGCCCGGCAGCGGGACGGGCAGCTCCGAG tgctgcaggagaggctgggcCAGCAGCAGCGGGACCTGGAGGAGGAGCGCAGCCGGCTGCAGGAGGTCACCGCGAAGATGGAGGCGCGCCTGGGCGAGCAGAGCCGGCTCCTGGAGCAG GAGCGCTGGCGGGTGAATGCTGAGCAGTCCAAGGCGGAGTCCACACAGCGCGCACTGGAGGAGCAGAGGAGGGTCATGGTCCAGCAGATCACCATGGAGCGCGAGGAGCTGGAGAGGGCCAAG AGTGCCTTGCTGGAGGAGCAGAAGTCTGTCATGCACAAGTGCGGGGAGGAGCGGCGGCGGCTAGCAGCTGAGTGGGCCGAGTTCTTTGCACAGCAGAAGCTGAGTAAGGAGCGGGCCGAGCGCGAGGCAGAGCGGGCACTGCAGGTGGACACCCAGCGGGAGGGTGCCCTCGTCAGCCTGGCCAAG GTGCTTTACACCCATtttctcattcaatcctcaccacATTCCCATTACCCCAGAAATGAGGAAACGGGTTCAGAGAAGTTGAGCCCAGGG GGGCAGGCAGAGCTGAAGGTCAGGGCGCGCGAGCTCCGGGCCCAGGAGGACCAGCTGGCAGCTGAGAGGGAGGTGCTGGAGCGGGAGTGGCAGAAGGTGCAGCTGGAGAAGGAGAGGGTCAGTGCTGTGGCCCTGCGCCTCAGGCTGCGCACCAAGGAGGTGGAGAGCACGAGCCAG GTGGCCTCAGCAAACCATGAGGGGGAACGGGCACTGCGCGAGGCCCTGCAGGTGCAGTCGGGGCAACAGGCCCAGCTACAGCTGATGCAACAGCGGTGGCTGCAGGAACAGGAGCCGCACTTGCGCCAGGCAAGGCCCCTCCCAGCTCTGGCTGCCCCGACCGGTGCCCCCCATCTCCACCCTTCCAGCTACATCCTTCTCTCTGGGGCACTGGGACAGGGACATCTAAGTCTGGCCCAGCAGAGGCTGCCCTCCAGCCACGAGGAGCCActccctggggcccagggcccgGAAGCCTCCTGTCTGAGTG CCACCCTGACCCCTGCTCCTGGCCCTCCTGGCTTCAGCCCGTCGCTGGCCGGCCTGGGCTCCTCGCACCTCCACGCCAAGCTGGTGCTGCTGAAACACACAGCTAAGCAG CTGGTGTCCCTGTTCACGGCCCTGGGTACAGGAGGGACCCAGAGGGTGACTGCTCACCAGCTGTGCCTTTCAGGACCGGGACTTCTTGGAGGATGA
- the FBF1 gene encoding fas-binding factor 1 isoform X1: MQGTQNQEGVESSFSVPGSIDDVLGDLLGDEMTLPEKPVKLASCARDATGVAQVPPSSRARTKFLLKNDTLSTMAGLEGADVEDLDDMDAHLLGLKKSNLASSKRAAKDSGKEELPSNPKPANMLIADEKGNTIPTKKAPPPSSFGRQFRKFSYEDLEDPLAGLLSDEEEGTAMKPLRTESKTALEESPAPVRDQGPSIPLTPGDTPVRKKEEFLFDEGDDIMAALGFGDSPKAERRQTGDQQGSLEGPRPARSKLDELLGRGTASKLLARPGTGEHREFKLDRKYQQPPDKDDMWGDEDFTFGAYQPTVGSSEGQQSHRQSVSRFLAEGGTDPKAEPDAKQSSAATPSPSLPRRGGADWLGLKDNSDPLPPSPTREAKRGGSSLSTPSLPAPKSQHSTPGQQAAQAGLPSAAKPPPEGAASPAKASQASQLGAAEEEEEEDWLGHALARKKSRGLAREERTKASEGQNSMGAAGQPPSDSWPVAGTQGLKQAAAGRTSGTATQKPPTRLATSGSSVTCNQATLALHAGDPKKGTAPGDLSGIEPAVWLPSSQEPKELSVPVQPLLPESLARSLLPSIEYQRQLLAARVQLQSGTAELQADLLQSQARLAELEAQVQKLELERTQHQLLLESLQQRHEADLELIEGAHRSRVKVLETSYLQREERLRRENEELSARYLSHCQEAEQARAELTAQHQRRLAAAAQEKDQEMERLQELQRASILEMRRDHEEQLQHLKLLKDREINAVTSATSHTRSLNGIIEQMEKFSSNLHELHSRVEASHLATTQERELGARQRDGQLRVLQERLGQQQRDLEEERSRLQEVTAKMEARLGEQSRLLEQERWRVNAEQSKAESTQRALEEQRRVMVQQITMEREELERAKSALLEEQKSVMHKCGEERRRLAAEWAEFFAQQKLSKERAEREAERALQVDTQREGALVSLAKVLYTHFLIQSSPHSHYPRNEETGSEKLSPGGQAELKVRARELRAQEDQLAAEREVLEREWQKVQLEKERVSAVALRLRLRTKEVESTSQVASANHEGERALREALQVQSGQQAQLQLMQQRWLQEQEPHLRQARPLPALAAPTGAPHLHPSSYILLSGALGQGHLSLAQQRLPSSHEEPLPGAQGPEASCLSATLTPAPGPPGFSPSLAGLGSSHLHAKLVLLKHTAKQLVSLFTALGTGGTQRVTAHQLCLSGPGLLGG; this comes from the exons gCACCCAAAACCAAGAAGGGGTTGAAAG CTCCTTTTCTGTTCCAGGCTCCATTGATGATGTCCTTGGTGACCTCTTGGGGGATGAGA tGACACTACCTGAGAAGCCTGTTAAACTAGCTTCATGTGCCAGAGATGCCACGGGTGTAGCTCAGGTGCCTCCTTCTTCAAGGGCTAGAACAAA GTTCCTCCTGAAAAATGACACGTTGAGCACCATGGCAGGCCTGGAAGGAGCTGATGTTGAG GATCTGGATGACATGGACGCCCATCTCTTAGGTCTGAAGAAGTCTAATCTAGCCTCTAGCAAAAGAGCTGCAAAGGACTCTGGGAAAGAAGAGTTGCCTAGTAATCCCAAACCTGCCAACATGTTAATAGCCGATGAGAAAG GGAACACCATTCCCACCAAGAAGGCACCTCCTCCCAGCAGCTTTGGGCGTCAGTTCAGGAAGTTTTCCTATGAAG ACTTGGAAGACCCATTGGCAGGACTTCTCTCCGACGAAGAGGAAGGAACTGCCATGAAGCCACTCAGGACAGAGAGTAAAACAGCTTTGGAAGAGAGCCCAGCCCCAGTCAGAGATCAAG GTCCTTCTATTCCTCTAACTCCTGGGGACACCCCAGTCcgaaaaaaagaagaatttctGTTTGACGAGGGGGATGACATCATGGCTGCCCTGGGGTTTGGAGACAGCCCCAAAGCAGAGAGGAGGCAAACGGGAGACCAGCAAGGGTCCTT GGAAGGGCCCCGCCCTGCTCGCTCCAAGCTGGATGAGCTGCTGGGTCGGGGCACTGCCTCCAAACTCCTGGCCCGCCCGGGCACCGGGGAGCACAGGGAGTTCAAGCTGGACAGGAAGTACCAGCAGCCGCCGG ACAAAGACGACATGTGGGGTGACGAGGACTTCACCTTTGGGGCCTACCAGCCCACCGTGGGCTCCTCCGAGGGCCAGCAATCCCACCGGCAGTCGGTCAG TAGGTTCTTAGCAGAAGGTGGCACCGACCCCAAGGCAGAACCGGATGCCAAACAGAGCAGCGCAGCAACACccagtccctccctccccaggagggGAGGAGCTGACTGGTTGGGCCTCAAGGACAACTCAGACccgctccctccctctcccaccagAGAGGCTAAAAGGGGAGGCTCCTCTCTCTCCACACCCTCACTACCCGCTCCCAAAAGCCAACATTCCACCCCAGGCCAGCAGGCTGCCCAAGCTGGGCTGCCTTCAGCGGCAAAGCCACCACCCGAGGGTGCAGCTTCCCCTGCCAAAGCCAGCCAGGCTTCCCAGCTGGGAGCcgctgaggaagaggaggaggaggattggCTGGGCCACGCCCTAGCTCGAAAGAAGTCCCGAGGTCTGGCCCGCGAGGAGCGCACCAAGGCCTCTGAGGGCCAGAACTCCATGGGGGCAGCAGGCCAGCCCCCCTCCGACAG CTGGCCTGTTGCCGGCACTCAAGGACTCAAGCAAGCAGCTGCTGGACGGACCTCAGGGACAGCCACACAAAAGCCGCCCACCAGGCTTGCCACCTCGGG GTCCTCTGTGACTTGTAACCAGGCCACCCTGGCCCTCCATGCAGGTGACCCAAAGAAGGGAACAGCCCCTGGAGACCTCTCTGGCATTG AGCCTGCAGTTTGGCTCCCAAGCTCCCAGGAACCCAAAGAACTTTCTGTTCCGGTCCAG CCCCTGCTCCCAGAGTCCCTGGCACGGAGCCTGCTGCCAAGCATAGAATACCAGAGGCAGCTCCTGGCTGCACGGGTGCAGCTTCAGAGCGGCACTGCTGAGCTCCAGGCTGACCTTCTGCAAAGTCAGGCCCGGCTGGCAGAGCTGGAGGCCCAG GTGCAGAAGCTGGAGCTGGAGCGGACGCAGCACCAGCTGTTGCTGGAGAGCTTGCAGCAGCGGCACGAGGCTGATCTGGAGCTCATCGAGGGCGCCCACAG AAGCCGAGTAAAGGTGCTCGAGACCTCATACCTGCAACGAGAAGAGCGGCTACGGAGGGAGAACGAGGAGCTGTCCGCCCGGTACCTGTCACACTGCCAGGAGGCCGAGCAGGCCCGCGCCGAGCTCACGGCCCAGCACCAGCGGCGCTTGGCAGCCGCCGCACAGGAGAAGGACCAGGAGATGGAACGGCTCCAGGAACTGCAGCG GGCCTCCATCCTGGAGATGCGCCGGGACCATGAGGAGCAGCTGCAGCACCTGAAGCTGCTGAAGGACCGAGAGATCAACGCAGTCACCAGCGCCACCTCACACACGCG GTCCCTGAATGGCATCATCGAGCAGATGGAGAAGTTCTCCAGCAACCTGCACGAGCTGCACTCCCGCGTGGAGGCCTCGCACCTCGCCACCACCCAGGAGCGGGAGCTGGGCGCCCGGCAGCGGGACGGGCAGCTCCGAG tgctgcaggagaggctgggcCAGCAGCAGCGGGACCTGGAGGAGGAGCGCAGCCGGCTGCAGGAGGTCACCGCGAAGATGGAGGCGCGCCTGGGCGAGCAGAGCCGGCTCCTGGAGCAG GAGCGCTGGCGGGTGAATGCTGAGCAGTCCAAGGCGGAGTCCACACAGCGCGCACTGGAGGAGCAGAGGAGGGTCATGGTCCAGCAGATCACCATGGAGCGCGAGGAGCTGGAGAGGGCCAAG AGTGCCTTGCTGGAGGAGCAGAAGTCTGTCATGCACAAGTGCGGGGAGGAGCGGCGGCGGCTAGCAGCTGAGTGGGCCGAGTTCTTTGCACAGCAGAAGCTGAGTAAGGAGCGGGCCGAGCGCGAGGCAGAGCGGGCACTGCAGGTGGACACCCAGCGGGAGGGTGCCCTCGTCAGCCTGGCCAAG GTGCTTTACACCCATtttctcattcaatcctcaccacATTCCCATTACCCCAGAAATGAGGAAACGGGTTCAGAGAAGTTGAGCCCAGGG GGGCAGGCAGAGCTGAAGGTCAGGGCGCGCGAGCTCCGGGCCCAGGAGGACCAGCTGGCAGCTGAGAGGGAGGTGCTGGAGCGGGAGTGGCAGAAGGTGCAGCTGGAGAAGGAGAGGGTCAGTGCTGTGGCCCTGCGCCTCAGGCTGCGCACCAAGGAGGTGGAGAGCACGAGCCAG GTGGCCTCAGCAAACCATGAGGGGGAACGGGCACTGCGCGAGGCCCTGCAGGTGCAGTCGGGGCAACAGGCCCAGCTACAGCTGATGCAACAGCGGTGGCTGCAGGAACAGGAGCCGCACTTGCGCCAGGCAAGGCCCCTCCCAGCTCTGGCTGCCCCGACCGGTGCCCCCCATCTCCACCCTTCCAGCTACATCCTTCTCTCTGGGGCACTGGGACAGGGACATCTAAGTCTGGCCCAGCAGAGGCTGCCCTCCAGCCACGAGGAGCCActccctggggcccagggcccgGAAGCCTCCTGTCTGAGTG CCACCCTGACCCCTGCTCCTGGCCCTCCTGGCTTCAGCCCGTCGCTGGCCGGCCTGGGCTCCTCGCACCTCCACGCCAAGCTGGTGCTGCTGAAACACACAGCTAAGCAG CTGGTGTCCCTGTTCACGGCCCTGGGTACAGGAGGGACCCAGAGGGTGACTGCTCACCAGCTGTGCCTTTCAGGACCGGGACTTCTTGGAGGATGA